ACCAAGGGAGAAAAGGTAACGCTGACTCACGCAGAGAAGAATGCCTTAAAGAAGCTTTTGGCTGGAATTGCCGAAGCGTATCGAAGGAGAAAAACATGACTGCTGGACAACGACTCATTAAAAGTGCGAAACAGGCTCTGGAATTTGCTGAAGGCAAAGCGGACCTTATGAATTACCGCATCCATATCCCAGACGATATTAACGTCAAAAAGATTCGTCAAAGTCTCAACATGAGCCAGAGCGAGTTTGCGAACCAGTTCGGCTTTAGCGTTCGAACCCTGCAAGAGTGGGAGCAAGGTCGAAGTG
This genomic stretch from Candidatus Manganitrophaceae bacterium harbors:
- a CDS encoding helix-turn-helix domain-containing protein, translated to MTAGQRLIKSAKQALEFAEGKADLMNYRIHIPDDINVKKIRQSLNMSQSEFANQFGFSVRTLQEWEQGRSAPRGVAKNFLILLNRAPQLVRETLLIEA